TTTGCAAAAGGAGTGACTTCCCAGTTACGGCAAGCGATTGATATCGAGAATGCGGCCGCAGTTGGGACAGATGCGCAGGGTTTCCTGAGGATGCGCGTGCCGATTGAGTTGAGGAATCCAGCCCTGGTTCGTGTGGTAATAATTGACCCAGATGGTTCGTCCACACGTGCAATACCGTTTTTGCATGACCGTCTCCTTGGTTGTTGCGTAAGTGTTTATTTTACTTAACAGCGGTGGTCGAAAAAAACGGCCTGAAGGCCGCATGCCAGAAAGTCGCGCCGGGAGGTCAGGTGCGCCCATGCATTGGCCCAGCCTGGATCAGAGGAGTTCGCGTCCCACCCAGAGAATGCGACCGATACAGGTCACGGCCTCGATTTCGTCTCCTTGCAGCACAATGGGGGTGTACCGCTGGTTGGTACTCAAAAGCACCAGTTTGTTCGGATGCTTTTCCACACGCTTGACCATGACGGTGTCTTCCACGCCCATGGCATACATTCCCCCGGCATAGATCTCCTGCTGGTTTTGATCCACCAGGACGGTGTCCCCTTCCTTGAGTTCGGGTTCCATGCTGTCGCCCATGATGTCCATAAGGACCATGCAACCGGGTTGTCCCTTCCCCCGGAGCCAGTCACGGCGGAAGGAATAATAGCCCTCCACGGCCTGTTCCGTTTCAAAGGAGCCGCCACCGGCGCTCAGACGGGCTTTGACTTTGGGGATGGTTGCAAAGGTATCCGGCCCGGGGCGCATTGGACCTTGTCCGGTTTCCAGCCAGGTCCGATTGAGCCCCAGGTGGCGTGAGAGTTGCCAGACCCACCGTTGCGGGACTTCTCCGGTGCGTTTGGCCTGGGTCACGGCAGAGCGGTTGACCTGGAGGAGATTGGCCAGCTCTGACTGGGTCGTGATGCCCAGCGCCTCTTGGAGACGCTTGAAAAAGAGATCAAATTCTATATGCATATCCGACCGGGCGTTGGTTGGGTTTATCTTTGCAGGCGCGGCAAAGGAAAAACAGATGGTGGTGATGTGTTCTTCTGTTGCTTTATATAAACATTTGTCAGCCTCCATGGCAAGAGGTAATTTGGGTTCGCTCGAAATTTTCCGCTTGGGCGGCGGTATCTGCCCCAAGCGCAGATATTACGGCGTGCCTTCCTGCCCGAGGAGAGGTGCATCGCCCTCTTCGTGGTGCCAGGCGTGCTGAAAAATGGAGAAAAATATATGCATATCGAGGCCTTGCGCCAAAAAAAGATCGGCATAGCCCTGAGTTGCGGAGCCGCACGAGGGTTCGCCCATCTGGGCGTTTTGGACGAGTTGGATAGGGCCGGTATCCACCCCTGCTGCATTGCCGGTAGCAGCGCCGGAGCTTTGGTGGGGGCGTTATATAGCGGCGGACGTTTTCAGGATTATATCGAGCGTATTCAGCATTGGACCCGAAAGGATACGCTGGCCATGATGGATCCGGTAGTGCCGCGGTCAGGTCT
The sequence above is drawn from the Desulfohalobium retbaense DSM 5692 genome and encodes:
- a CDS encoding LexA family transcriptional regulator — its product is MHIEFDLFFKRLQEALGITTQSELANLLQVNRSAVTQAKRTGEVPQRWVWQLSRHLGLNRTWLETGQGPMRPGPDTFATIPKVKARLSAGGGSFETEQAVEGYYSFRRDWLRGKGQPGCMVLMDIMGDSMEPELKEGDTVLVDQNQQEIYAGGMYAMGVEDTVMVKRVEKHPNKLVLLSTNQRYTPIVLQGDEIEAVTCIGRILWVGRELL